A stretch of DNA from Bacteroidota bacterium:
CAATAATAAATGATTCCTCATTATTAGTTAGAACTGATACAAATGGAAATATAATAAACTACAAAATATTAGATGAACCTAACATATATACTTTTTGTTATTTTAATGAGTACTTTGTTTTTGTTGAAGATGTTGGTATTTACCCAAGATCTACTTTCAAGCTTCATGGTTTCGACAAATACATGAATAAGAAATGGGTAATTGACACGCCAAAATATAACAGTGTTAAACGGGCAGAAATTCATCAGACCAAAACCGATAAAAATGGGAATTTACAGCTTCTTATTTATAGAAGGGATAATAACACAGATACTACATTTAACTATTATGAAGTTTGGACAATTGATACTTTTGGGGAAATTGTAAAGTACAGGAGGTATTACCTTCCTGGAGAACATTTATCTTTCAATTCTTTTGATTTATGTTCTGATGGTAGTTACTTTTTTGTTGGAAGTTCAACTTATAATCCTGATTACACGTTTATCCTTAAAACCGATAAAAATGGATATATTGAAAATCCTGAACTGTTTCCCTTGAAAATTGATAGTGTGCAATCTAATGCCATTTTTGATTATCATAGAAATAAAAGTATTACGATTTACCCAAATCCCTTCAAAACAAACTGCACCTTCCAACTACCTACTCAAACAAGCCAAAAAGCAACCTTAAACCTTTACTCCATCACAGGCAAACTAATAAAACAAGAAAAATTCAAAGGAAACAGCTATGAGTTTTTCAGAAGTGATTTGTCAGGAGGTTTGTATTTGTATCAAATTATTTTAGAAAATAAAATTTTTACAGGGAAGTTGATTGTTGGGGATTATTAAAAAAAATGCTTTTTGTTATTTTCCAGTTTATTCAAATCTTATAGATTTCACAGGG
This window harbors:
- a CDS encoding T9SS type A sorting domain-containing protein gives rise to the protein MRYSLIIILLILISKCQAQEITFLKTDQLSYNPYRLYVEKGSQIVNKNYLVAYDTYEGVGHHYIRFVQYDEYGNNIKEFSPKRDFGIAFTDDFIHFDNGELLLFGFDGDVSFNYYYDSSGNIKWRKADSFYYSYRMFEILNRSTALTELIKRVKNGTSFDYFSFLSKVNLETGNPIWTKPKSSLIPYTFNGPINSHSVQVVSGDSFYYVLVSSIINDSSLLVRTDTNGNIINYKILDEPNIYTFCYFNEYFVFVEDVGIYPRSTFKLHGFDKYMNKKWVIDTPKYNSVKRAEIHQTKTDKNGNLQLLIYRRDNNTDTTFNYYEVWTIDTFGEIVKYRRYYLPGEHLSFNSFDLCSDGSYFFVGSSTYNPDYTFILKTDKNGYIENPELFPLKIDSVQSNAIFDYHRNKSITIYPNPFKTNCTFQLPTQTSQKATLNLYSITGKLIKQEKFKGNSYEFFRSDLSGGLYLYQIILENKIFTGKLIVGDY